In Terriglobia bacterium, the genomic window ACGCTGGATCGAGCTGGGCGGCCTGCCCACCAAAGGCTGACGTGGAGGCCAGCTGCGCGCGCAACCGGCCTCCGCTGAATCCTTATATCGAGGTTTTGCCAAAAGAATTTTCTGATACCAAATTAGCAAAACCCGGCAAAATATCAAGGTTTTAGTAAAATGGTTTTGCGATACCAAATTACGAAAATCCGGCAAAATGGCCGTCGTTTAAGGTTCGCCAACATTGGCAAACCTTTTCGCCCGTGCGGGCGTGGAGCAACAGGCTTACTCAATTAGTTGAGCAAGGCTATCGCAAGCACAGCGATGCGACGAAAGAACGATTACGGGCAGAGGATGGTACGCTATTATCCAATGCGGGAACCCATGGTTCCCGCATAAGTAAACATCCTGAGCAAGAAGCCAAGGCGAAGGCCAGCGGAACGAACCGGATTATCCAGTGCGCACACTACGGGTGTGCGCACAAGTCTGCCAATTTGCCCGCGCGCGCGTGGAGCAGATGGGTCGTGGTTCCTTGTGGGAACCACGAGTACCCTCTCGCCCGCGCGCGCGTGGAGCAGATAGGTTACGATTAGTCGTATCCTGATTTTTTATCCTCTCGCCCGCGCGCGCGTGGAGCAGATTGGCCAGGTTAATACTTGTATTGACCTGTTCTCCTCTCGCCCGCGCGCACGTGGAGAGAAAAGCTATCTGCGCCAAAGGCGCAGATGCGTCCGCAACCCCTTGATGCCCCTCAAGATGACAATCGAAATCGGTTACTCAATTAATTGAGCAACCGGTTTCCTTTCGCGCGCACGCGCGAGGAGCAATCGAATTGTTCCGACGTCGGAACAATCTATCCTGGGTTTCCTTTCGCGCGCACGCGCGAGGAGCAATTAGGGTCGGTGCCGTCCCTATTTTGTGGCGGCCGGTACCCTCTCGCCCGCGCGCGCGTGGAGCAACGTTTAAGCGCCTAAACAATCTAACTTGGACCCATGTTTCCTTTCGCCCGGGTGCGCGAGGAACACCAAGATAGGCTGTTACGACGTCGTAACAACTCATGTTTCCTTTCGCCCGCGCGCACGAGGAGCACCCGATCAGGTGATAACCACTTATCACCTGCCCGCCCGCGTCACCGGGAAGGACAAGAAGCACGCGATCCTGCTGGCGATCAAGAATTGGCCGGACAAGAGCGCACCTATGATTGCCGAACAAATCGGATGTTCAGAAAAGTGGGTTCGTGCGAATAAGGATGAGGTTCGTACTACTACGAACCTGCCCGGGCGCGTCACCGGCAAGGCGGCGAAGGAAAGACAGGCTCAAGCCGGTCCTTCTCAAGGAAAAGGAAAGAAGGGGAGCGGTTGTGGAAATTTACCACAAGCGGTCAAAGCTAGATCGCGCGACGTCGTGGCCAAGGCGGATGCCAAGAAACGGCAGAGCGAAGCCGGAGCAAGAGGGAAAGAAGGTGGCAGAGGCAAGAAAAAACCCCTTAGCCAATTAATTGGCCAGGGGTTATCGGATCAGCACGCGAATGAAACAACCGCGATCCGGGCCGCCGAAGCGGGCAAGCCGGAGGCCGTGGGAAAAAGAAAAACCTTAGCCAACTAATTGGCCAAGGTTTACCGGACTCGCAAGTCAAGGAACGGCAAAAAGAGGGTGCGAAAGCTGGAGGAAAGACAGCCGGAAGGGGAAGGCCGAAAACTGATAGGCTTAGTCAACAAATTGACCAAGGCTATTTCTGTACCGAATGCGCCGATTATATCGTCGCTCCTGTTCCTATTTGGCACTGTCCACGATGTGGTCATCATGTCAAGGACCTTTCAGGAGTCGAAATCGGTTACTCAATTAATTGAGCAACCGATGCCAGATCGCAACGAGCGCAGCACGACCGCGATCCGGGCTGCCGAAGCTGGCACCAACCGAGTGTACTGCACCCCGAGTACACCCGAGTACACATGCGTCGAAGCCGCTGCTGGCGCGGGTTTGCGGGGGTAGTGTGGTATGGACCCGACCGAGATCGGGGCTTCTGGGCCGCTATAGACGATTTCGCTTGACACCTAAGTACCTATGAACTCATACTACCATCATGAGCAGATTAAACCTTCACATTCCAGACGAACTCCGCGCGCGCTTCAAGGCGGTCTGCGCTCTCGAACTCAAGGATATGAGCGAAGTCGTCCGCAAGCTGATCGAGGAGTACGTCCAAAAAGCAGAAAAGAAACAGAAGAAGTAAACCCGCAGAGAGCGGGCCTGCTCAGTGCTTCCACACTGAACAAGCCCTAACCCTGCACATGGAGATAAGCCATGAGCAAAGCTAGACCCAGTTTACACAAAGTCGCACCCGCAGCAGAAGCAAAACCGCAGCAGACCCCGTTTGTAATCGACGTCCACATCGAAGCCGAATGGCTCGAAAAGATCGGTCATCGGCTGGAAATCCTGGGCGACCTCATGTATGAGGAACAGGGAGAACTCGGCACCTCCGACCTGAGCGTCGGCATTGAATCCCTGGTTTCGTACTTCAGCCATGAGATTCTGCGTTACGCCGAATTTCTCAAGCAGAAGGGCGGCACGACATGAGCAAACCCAAACGGAAGGCGAAAGGTAAATCCGCTCCGAAATCAAGGATGCTCGCCGTTCTCGCCCTTGATGCAGCTATCCAACGTGTCAGGGCGCTCGCAAAGCAATGCGCGAGTATGACCGACGAATTGAACGGCCTGAATGGCTTTCTCGGCAACATGATATGTGGCGGCCAAGGGAACATTGTCGGCTGGACCGACGAAAAAGAGTAAACGAAAGACATTCCGGGGCTCTGGCGCCGGCTGGAGCCCCTGGAGGGCCTTTATGGGCTCAGTCTACCGACCGAAATACAAAGACCGCCACGGACAGGAGCGCACAAGCTCCCTGTGGTGGATCGCCTATTACCAGAACGGGCGCCTTATCAGGGAATCGACCGAGACGGCCGATTATGACGCGGCGAAGGATATCCTGAAAACCCGCGAGGGCGACGTTGCCAAGGGTCTGCCCGTTCTGCCCAAACATGGCCGGGTGCTGTTCAGCGAACTTACCGCCGATGTGATCCTGGACTATGAGATCAACGATAAGAAGTCGCTGGCCGACCTCAAGCGGCGCATCAAGCTCCACCTGGCGCCGGTATTCGGGGAGAGACGCGCGGCCACGATCAAGACATCCGAGATCAGGGAATATATCGGCGCAAGGCGCAACGAAGGCGCCAAGAATGCCACGATCAACAGAGAATTGGCAATAATCAAACGCGCCTTCTCCCTGGCAGTGAATGAGGGCAGGTTGCTATTTCGTCCGAAGGTGCCGATGCTGCAGGAGGATAACGTACGGAAGGGCTTTTTCGAGCGGAAGGCTTTCGATTCGCTCCTGAAGCATCTGAAT contains:
- a CDS encoding site-specific integrase; the encoded protein is MGSVYRPKYKDRHGQERTSSLWWIAYYQNGRLIRESTETADYDAAKDILKTREGDVAKGLPVLPKHGRVLFSELTADVILDYEINDKKSLADLKRRIKLHLAPVFGERRAATIKTSEIREYIGARRNEGAKNATINRELAIIKRAFSLAVNEGRLLFRPKVPMLQEDNVRKGFFERKAFDSLLKHLNDDLKPIFQFAFLTGWRVASEILPLQWQQVDFEAATVRLEPGTTKSGAGRTFPLTSELRDLLEGQSAKNAALRQRGIICPWVFNRRGRRIKSVKTAWNKARTAAGLPGRIQHDFRRTAIRNLIRAGVSEKVAMQICGHKTRSVFDRYNIVDERDYHDAARMLDEAGPHSKTHSKSGSF